Within the Halobaculum limi genome, the region CTTGATGTCCTTGATCTTCGTCTCGAAGCCGATGTCGCGAAGCGCCTCGAAGAACGACTCCTCGTCGGGGGAGTCGGCGCGGATGACGTACGCGATGGCGCGGGTGAGTTCCCGCCCCATCACCGCCTTCTCCAGCATCATCGAGTAGTCGACGTTGCGCGAGTAGACGCTCTGGGCGGAGTGATACAGGTTCTGCGAGTCGGCCAACACGGCCACTCGCTGCCCTTCGTGTATCTCGGTCATTGTCCCTTCTCGTGTGACCGTCCGTTTAGTCGTGTCGGGGTCGGTCGCGACGGAGACGGGTCGACAAGACGTACACGAGCGACGCGAGCGCCGGAACGAGCATTCCGGCCCACAGCAGTTGCGTGACGGGGTCCGGAGGAGCGAGCGTCGCCACCGTGACGAACGAGACGAGGCCGCCTGCCGCGAGTGAGAGGATCGCGAGTTCGCGACGTGTCCGCCGACTCGACCGCTCACGTCGCCGTGCAACGACAGCCACGTAGTAGAGGCCAATCGGCCACATCGCGACCGAAGCGACGCCCCACAGCGTCGGCAGCGACACGTCGCGGGCCCGTGCGTCGACGATGACGGCGTACGCGACTGCGAGCGTCGAGGCGGTCACTGCGACCCCGCCGACGGTCGCGAACCACGCGGCGAACGCGAGCGGAACCGCTGGAGGGAACGCTGGATCGGAGACCATCACGTCCGACCAGTGAGGCGAGGCCCGTAACTGTTCGGCCGGCCGTCGACTGCCGATAGGTACACAATAGCACGATGCGTACGGCGAGTATGGGCACGCCGACCGAGCGACTGCCGGAGCGATTTGCGGACCTCGACCACGAGGCGCACGTCCGGGAGTGTCTAGAACTGGCGCGAAGCGCCGCCGAACGCGGTGACGACCCGTATGGGTCGGTGATCGTTCGCGCCGCCGACGGAGCAGTGATTATGACCGAGCGAAACGCCGTCAACACCGCCGACGACGTGCGACGCCACCCCGAACTGACGCTGGCACATCGGGCCGGTCGGGAGTTCTCGCCCACCCAGCGACGCGACCTCGTGATGTACACCAGCACCGAACCCTGCCCGATGTGTGCGGGCGGCATCGCCCACGTCGGCCTCGGCGCAGTCGTCCACAGCACCTCCGCCGAACGCGCGGCCGAGTTGTACGACCGCGACACGTACCTCGACTCTGCGACCGTGTACGAGCGTCTCGGAAGCGACGTGGTCGCCGCCGGACCCATCCTTCCCGAGGAGGGCGACGGCGTGCACCGCGTCGTCGGCGGGGCGACGAACTGACCGCACGACGGCGACGAGAATCGGAGCGCACCAGTCGACTGGCACGGACCACGTGGTGTTTTGACGCGACGGGCCCGAGGTGTGGCTATGACCGACACGGACGACGCCGCGGCGAGCGACGGAGTCGACCGCCGAGAGGCGGCACTGGTCGACGCGTTCACCCACGACCCCACGGCAGGCAATGCCGCCGGGGTCGTACCGGACGCCGACGGCCTCGCGACCGACCAGATGCAAGCCATCGCACGCGAACTCGCGGTTAGCGAAACCGCCTTCCTCCTG harbors:
- a CDS encoding nucleoside deaminase gives rise to the protein MGTPTERLPERFADLDHEAHVRECLELARSAAERGDDPYGSVIVRAADGAVIMTERNAVNTADDVRRHPELTLAHRAGREFSPTQRRDLVMYTSTEPCPMCAGGIAHVGLGAVVHSTSAERAAELYDRDTYLDSATVYERLGSDVVAAGPILPEEGDGVHRVVGGATN